Proteins from one Ipomoea triloba cultivar NCNSP0323 chromosome 1, ASM357664v1 genomic window:
- the LOC116028641 gene encoding uncharacterized protein LOC116028641, which translates to MQPGVNIQQVQQFATWLADIGDGKVGGPNDGYANVQIPSEMLLPSTGENISTIVDTIFPLFKERGCDEEYMKSRAILAPTLDVVNAINEYMSDLHIAESKTYLSCDMVCKSDSSNGVLSDMHTLEFLNGLKASGIPNHALTLKVGSPIMLLRNIDHALGLCNGTRLMITRLSNHVVEAKIVTWNNAGEIVLIPRMSMTPTDIRLPFKFQRRKFPIMLSYAMTINKSQGQTFSHVGLLLRKPVFVHGQLYVAASRISNPKGLKILIANEGADSNNHTTNVVYHEVFNNL; encoded by the coding sequence ATGCAACCGGGGGTTAATATCCAACAAGTTCAACAATTTGCAACATGGTTGGCTGATATTGGTGATGGCAAAGTCGGAGGACCCAACGATGGTTATGCAAATGTGCAAATCCCCTCTGAGATGTTATTGCCATCAACAGGTGAAAATATATCAACAATTGTTGATACCATATTTCCATTGTTCAAGGAAAGGGGATGCGATGAAGAGTACATGAAAAGCCGTGCCATACTAGCTCCAACACTTGATGTCGTCAATGCCATCAATGAATATATGAGTGACTTGCATATTGCTGAGAGCAAGACTTACCTAAGTTGTGACATGGTATGTAAATCAGATTCAAGTAATGGTGTACTTTCTGATATGCATACTCTTGAATTTCTAAATGGTCTGAAAGCCTCTGGCATACCAAATCATGCATTAACGTTAAAGGTTGGATCACCAATAATGCTCTTGAGGAACATAGATCACGCACTTGGACTTTGTAATGGAACAAGACTGATGATTACAAGGTTATCTAATCATGTTGTTGAAGCAAAGATTGTAACTTGGAACAATGCCGGTGAGATTGTTTTGATACCAAGAATGTCAATGACACCGACTGATATAAGGTTACCATTTAAATTCCAAAGAAGAAAATTCCCTATAATGTTGTCCTATGcaatgactataaacaaaagtcAAGGTCAAACATTTTCACATGTAGGGTTACTTTTAAGGAAGCCAGTGTTTGTCCACGGTCAACTTTACGTTGCTGCTTCAAGGATTAGTAACCCAAAAGGTTTGAAAATCTTGATAGCCAATGAAGGGGCAGATAGTAATAATCACACTACTAATGTTGTATACCATGAAgtgtttaataatttgtaa
- the LOC116028721 gene encoding uncharacterized protein LOC116028721: MLSENKNHPSIKATNFQTPRNVKRSQGSEPCVVGVFENTLNSPLSIITQSGNLIKSSISSKNNFEHAVRVNKDKQLSLNIPGTLPLSDVTNVYQTIGECYKSMNMTHWDPTPVRQYSTHMNETFTTPNQIKLSSLTKGLPASDVCLGSSIPLERNRFILQRHDVEVNRSLEVEFAEAAQIKDQVSPSEDGNTHHLSTNDDGKLHVDIVEDIKQDLDEQNVLVKTFRFAKSKMENNPSVEYKIRLIGKRNGDARTYNLPTASEVAALIVGDLSPTSGNRDILVETNSGSLKRINELNPAYLPLQYPLLFLYGEDGYREDIKFNITRKQECGGRVRVSQCEFFAYRMHDRLLFIRNNQKALRCEAYKGLSDALTRGEVDTTHQGKRIILPSSFTGGAGYMIQNYQDAMAICRHKGYPNLFITFTCNPKWPEIQRYLKKCQLKAENRPDIVCRVFKMKLDCLVKEIKAGNLFGVVTAVVYTIEFQKRGLPHAHILIFLEKAPSLSTAACMDNFISTEIPDKEEDYEYYKAVEEFMIHGPCGLHKIEEFMIHGPCGLHKTTSPCMVNNKCLHKTTSPCMVNNKCSKHFPKPCMVNNKCSKHFPKKFVDVSSWDAEGYPIYKRCDNGRFVQKNEVQLDSRYVVPHNRYLILKYRAHINVEWCNQSRSIKYLFKYVSACEAAWRLLSYDVQFRQPPVERLSFHLPDCQSIMFEDDDKIENVLNRPTVNQSMFTAWFDANKTFDAAKQLAYIDMPTKFVWKKDIRQWHPRKRGFAIGRIFYVPPGSVRGPTSFEDIKTFQGVTYATFRDVCYAKGLLDDDKEYIDAINEASQWSTAKAMRRLFVILLTSNLVSRPENVWNAVWHHLAEDMQYNRRTALHDKDICLSEEEKKNLGLIEIERLFQLYNKSLKDYPQMPIPIFDDSWLVHNRLVFEEMAYNRAALDKETEQIEKQLTDEQRVVYDTVINDVCQNMGGLYFVYGYGSTGKTFVWKEISGKIRSKGDIVINVASSGIASLLLPGGRTAHSRFAIPIVLTEDSTCNIIPGSQLA, translated from the exons ATGCTATCAGAAAACAAGAACCATCCATCAATCAAGGCGACAAATTTCCAAACTCCCAGAAATGTTAAACGATCTCAAGGTTCAGAACCATGTGTGGTCGGTGTTTTTGAAAATACATTGAATTCCCCATTGAGCATTATAACTCAAA GTGGTAACTTAATCAAATCGAgcattagctcaaaaaataacTTTGAGCATGCTGTGAGGGTCAACAAAG ATAAACAGTTATCGTTGAACATACCTGGCACTCTCCCATTGTCTGATGTGACTAATG TTTACCAGACGATAGGGGAAtgctacaagtcaatgaatatGACACATTGGGACCCAACGCCTGTGCGACAATATTCAACGCATATGAATGAAACATTTACAACCCCCAATCAAATAAAGCTTAGTTCTCTAACAAAAG GTCTGCCAGCCAGTGATGTGTGTTTGGGATCAAGTATTCCTCTCGAAAGAAATAGATTCATTCTTCAAAGACATGATGTTGAAGTCAACCGTAGTTTAGAAGTTGAGTTTGCAGAGGCTGCTCAGATCAAGGATCAAGTGTCACCCAGCGAGGATGGTAATACGCATCATTT GAGTACCAATGATGACGGCAAACTACATGTTGATATAGTGGAAGATATTAAGCAAGATTTGGATGAGCAGAATGTGTTAGTTAAAACATTCCGTTTTGCAAAATCTAAAATGGAGAATAATCCAAGTGTAGAGTATAAAATCAGGTTGATTGGCAAGCGAAACGGTGATGCACGGACTTACAACTTACCAACTGCATCAGAAGTTGCTGCTTTAATTGTAGGAGATTTATCCCCTACGTCAGGTAACCGAGATATTTTGGTGGAGACTAATTCAGGATCCCTAAAGAGGATAAATGAGCTTAACCCAGCGTATTTGCCTTTGCAATATCCGTTACTGTTTCTCTATGGAGAAGATGGTTATAGGGAGGATATTAAATTCAACATCACCAGGAAGCAAGAATGTGGAGGTAGAGTCCGTGTTTCACAATGTGAGTTCTTCGCATATAGGATGCATGACAG GTTGTTGTTTATTAGGAACAATCAAAAGGCTTTAAGGTGTGAAGCTTACAAAGGACTATCCGATGCATTGACTAGAGGTGAAGTTGATACAACCCATCAAGGTAAACGAATCATCTTACCTTCCAGCTTCACAGGCGGGGCTGGGTACATGATTCAGAATTATCAGGATGCGATGGCCATTTGTAGACACAAGGGATAtccaaatttatttataacttttaCCTGTAATCCAAAGTGGCCAGAAATACAAAGGTACTTGAAAAAATGTCAGTTGAAGGCTGAAAACAGACCTGATATTGTATGTAGGGTCTTCAAAATGAAGCTTGATTGTTTGGTTAAAGAGATAAAGGCAGGTAATCTCTTTGGTGTTGTCACAGCAG TTGTCTATACTATTGAATTCCAAAAGCGTGGGTTACCACATGCCCACATTCTAATCTTCCTAGAAAAAGCACCCAGCTTATCCACAGCCGCATGCATGGACAATTTCATTTCTACTGAAATTCCAGACAAAGAGGAAGATTATGAGTACTACAAAGCTGTAGAAGAATTTATGATTCATGGACCGTGTGGACTACACAAGATAGAAGAATTTATGATTCATGGACCGTGTGGACTACACAAGACTACCTCTCCATGCATGGTGAACAACAAGTGTTTACACAAGACTACCTCTCCATGCATGGTGAACAACAAGTGTTCTAAACACTTTCCGAAGCCATGCATGGTGAACAACAAGTGTTCTAAACACTTTCCGAAGAAATTTGTTGATGTTTCTTCTTGGGATGCTGAAGGCTACCCAATATACAAGCGTTGTGATAATGGTAGATTTGTGCAAAAGAATGAGGTCCAATTAGATAGTCGATACGTGGTTCCACATAATAGATACCTAATTCTGAAATACAGAGCACACATCAATGTTGAATGGTGTAACCAGTCGAGGTCAATCAAGTACCTCTTCAA ATATGTATCTGCATGCGAAGCTGCATGGAGGCTTCTTAGCTACGACGTCCAATTCAGGCAACCTCCCGTAGAACGACTCAGCTTTCACCTGCCAGATTGTCAATCTATTATGTTTGAGGACGATGACAAGATAGAAAATGTTCTCAACAGGCCCACGGTAAATCAAAGCATGTTCACTGCTTGGTTTGATGCAAACAAGACTTTTGATGCTGCTAAACAACTGGCTTACATTGACATGCCAACCAAGTTCGTTTGGAAGAAGGATATCAGACAGTGGCATCCACGGAAAAGGGGATTCGCCATTGGTCGCATCTTTTATGTCCCTCCAGGAAGTG TTCGGGGCCCCACAAGTTTTGAAGACATCAAGACCTTCCAGGGTGTCACATATGCAACTTTTCGAGATGTATGCTATGCCAAGGGGTTGTTAGACGATGATAAAGAATACATCGATGCAATCAATGAAGCAAGCCAGTGGTCTACTGCAAAGGCAATGAGAAgactttttgtaattttattaactTCCAACTTGGTGAGCAGGCCTGAAAATGTTTGGAATGCAGTATGGCATCACCTTGCAGAGGACATGCAATACAACAGACGAACAGCGTTGCATGATAAAG ATATTTGTTTATCGGAGgaggaaaaaaagaatttaGGATTGATTGAGATCGAGAGACTGTTTCAGTTATACAATAAGTCTTTGAAAGATTATCCTCAAATGCCAATTCCAATCTTTGACGATTCATGGTTAGTTCATAATCGTTTGGTGTTTGAAGAGATGGCTTACAATCGTGCTGCACTCGATAAGGAGACCGAACAAATAGAGAAGCAACTAACTGATGAACAAAGAGTGGTTTACGATACTGTTATCAATGATGTATGCCAAAACATGGGTGGTTTGTATTTCGTTTATGGCTATGGAAGTACGGGAAAAACATTTGTTTGGAAGGAAATATCAGGCAAGATCCGATCCAAGGGAGATATTGTAATAAATGTTGCGTCAAGTGGCATCGCCTCACTGCTACTACCCGGAGGAAGAACAGCACACTCAAGGTTTGCAATACCAATTGTGTTAACAGAGGATTCCACATGCAACATCATTCCTGGTAGCCAGCTTGCATAA